The following coding sequences are from one Sander lucioperca isolate FBNREF2018 chromosome 2, SLUC_FBN_1.2, whole genome shotgun sequence window:
- the atxn2 gene encoding ataxin-2 isoform X7 → MSMKAGGNRSKPGGGNTAGAAASGAGGSGGGRQNLGRGRHSGKGPAAVIFNGVYANMRMVHVLTSVVGTKCELKVKNGTIYEGVFKTYGPECDLVLDAAHRKSLEPSIAPRKEDIVESIIFKASDVVVVTFKDVDLNFARKVSSDTDNFTDTAVSSKINGEHKEKDLEPWDGGETHNSDSLESLDTDVSNGWDPNDMFKYNEEKYGVLSTYDSSLSTYTVPLERDNSEEFLKREARAAQLAEEIEASATYKARVALENDERSEEEKYTAVVRGERETHTLSRENKYIPPGQRNREAMSWGLGRQNSPRLAQGSAGPSTPRPGPHDYSPSSGADQRVVNGGPPRMSPKSQRTPRAHRVPPCRTTGVPPGVDLISHNAPGEVPVTPPTRSSSSGGTWSSVVSGAHRPRSPRQNSMGGASSGSSSLPAPQTGTAPVETVATATSASSPAAASPAPNMVASSSGDAKECRVQETRQTSPTANKENIKPLDSSPSITRPVCKGPPSIPPDHRKQIDNLKKFSVDFRLQSSSNPDSAFDQMMTKPPRDPADKPKDLALDKASTMGREGTEDGVVVNAAGTPGGAPVPPTTTTNTSKPGSPAALSPSPSAPDQKRPGLDVTSQGVQTTATSSFSAPKHEEKEEKREAVQDQVRKSTLNPNANEFKPRFNTQPKPANTPTPPRPQGQPSPSIVVQQPQTVYSQTVCFPQMYPLTPVSPGVQKSIIWKSPAMYQVQMPHMTVSQSKPYRPGKVPNMPQQRSDQHHPQGTPTMMHPVTAAGPPIVAQNPAYSAQYFTCSPQQFTSQPLVQQMTHYQSQAQHVFSPVMQGSARMMAPPTHGQPTLVSSSTTQYPEQTHTMYVSQGPMPQQYPHPSATLHPHPQHPQPSATPTGQGQQGGPQQHGGPPNHPAASPVQHQQHQQHQQAAAAAAAAQALHMANQAPQQQMYSALAPTPPSMTPGPNPQSPQASFPSAQQTVYIHPQQVQHGYNHNHMAHVQQAHMQSGMVQSHHPAQTHPTMMLMATQGPPGGQPPMPQTALNPIPVSSTTHFSYLAHPQVQAHHQQQL, encoded by the exons ATGTCAATGAAGGCCGGTGGAAATCGCAGCAAGCCCGGCGGTGGCAACACCGCTGGTGCCGCCGCCTCCGGTGCCGGAGGAAGCGGCGGGGGTAGACAGAATCTGGGCAG ggGAAGACACAGTGGTAAAGGTCCCGCAGCA GTCATTTTCAATGGTGTATATGCAAATATGAGGATGGTCCATGTCTTGACTTCAGTGGTG GGGACCAAGTGTGAGCTGAAAGTGAAAAATGGAACAATCTATGAAGGAGTATTTAAGACGTACGGTCCAGAG TGTGACCTGGTGTTGGATGCAGCCCACAGAAAGAGCCTAGAGCCAAGTATAGCTCCCCGGAAAGAGGATATTGTGGAGAGCATAATTTTCAAGGCCTCAGATGTCGTAGTGGTGACCTTCAAAGATGTGGACCTGAATTTCGCCAGGAAAG TCTCCTCTGACACAG ACAACTTCACAGATACAGCAGTGAGCAGTAAGATCAATGGCGAGCATAAAGAGAAGGATCTAGAGCCCTGGGATGGAGGAGAGACCCACAACTCTGACAGCCTTGAGTCCCTGGATACAGATGTG TCAAACGGGTGGGATCCCAATGACATGTTCAAGTACAACGAGGAGAAGTATGGTGTCTTGTCTACATATGACAGCAGCTTGTCCACATATAC GGTTCCCCTGGAGCGGGACAACTCAGAAGAGTTCCTCAAGAGGGAGGCACGTGCTGCCCAGCTGGCAGAGGAGATTGAGGCCAGTGCCACATACAAGGCCCGTGTGGCCCTGGAGAACGATGAACGCTCTGAGGAGGAGAAATATACTGCTGTGGTGCGAGGGGAAAGGGAGACTCACACACTTAGCAG agagaaCAAGTACATTCCTCCAGGTCAGAGGAACAGGGAGGCAATGTCCTGGGGACTGGGACGTCAGAATTCACCTCGTCTGGCTCAGGGCTCAGCTGGACCCTCAACTCCTCGACCAGGACCTCACGACTACAGTCCTAGCTCCGGGGCTGATCAGAGGGTGGTTAACGGAG GCCCACCCAGGATGTCTCCGAAATCCCAGCGGACGCCTCGTGCTCACAGAGTGCCACCCTGTCGGACCACTGGCGTTCCTCCAGGAGTGGATTTAATTTCCCACAATGCCCCTGGAGAGGTCCCAGTGACTCCACCAACCAGGAGCAGCTCCTCTGGAGGGACATGGTCCTCGGTGGTTAGTGGAG CTCACAGACCTCGCTCCCCCCGACAGAATAGTATGGGTGGAGCCTCTTCtggctcctcctccctcccagcACCCCAGACAGGAACTGCTCCTGTGGAAACTGTTGCTACGGCAACATCAGCTtcctctcctgctgctgctagccCCGCCCCCAACATGGTCGCCTCTTCTTCAGGAGATG CAAAAGAGTGTCGTGTCCAGGAAACAAGACAGACATCCCCTACGGCAAACAAGGAGAACATCAAGCCCTTGGACAGCTCACCTAGTATCACCAGACCAGTCTGTAAAG GACCCCCTTCTATTCCACCAGACCACAGAAAACAAATAGATAATTTAAAGAAATTTAGTGTCGATTTTAGG TTGCAGTCTAGTTCAAACCCAGACTCTGCCTTTGACCAGATGATGACCAAGCCTCCCAGAGATCCAGCAGACAAGCCAAAAGACCTTGCCCTGGACAAAGCCTCCACAATGGGGCGGGAGGGCACTGAAGACGGTGTTGTAGTGAATGCGGCTGGCACCCCCGGTGGTGCCCCTGTTCcgcccaccaccaccacaaacACCAGTAAGCCTGGCAGCCCCGCTGCACTGTCCCCATCTCCCTCAGCCCCCGACCAGAAGAGGCCGGGGCTGGATGTGACATCACAGGGAGTTCAGACGACAGCCACGTCCTCATTCAGTGCACCCAAGCatgaagagaaggaggagaaaaggGAGGCAGTACAAGA TCAAGTAAGAAAATCAACCCTGAACCCAAATGCCAATGAGTTCAAACCAAGGTTCAATACACAG CCCAAACCAGCCAACACCCCGACGCCTCCCCGGCCTCAGGGCCAGCCCAGCCCCTCCATCGTAGTCCAGCAGCCCCAGACTGTCTACAGCCAGACAGTCTGCTTCCCCCAGATGTATCCCCTCACACCAGTCAGCCCTGGAGTGCAG aaaagcataatatggaaG TCTCCAGCCATGTACCAGGTTCAGATGCCTCATATGACAGTCAGCCAGTCTAAACCCTACAGACCAGGTAAAG TACCCAACATGCCCCAGCAGAGGTCAGACCAGCACCACCCGCAAGGCACGCCCACCATGATGCACCCAGTGACGGCAGCAGGACCCCCTATTGTAGCACAGAACCCTGCCTACTCTGCTCAGTACTTCACCTGCAGCCCGCAGCAGTTCACCAGTCAGCCACTGGTCCAGCAGATGACACATTACCAATCACAG GCGCAGCATGTGTTCAGTCCCGTAATGCAGGGCAGTGCCAGGATGATGGCGCCTCCCACGCACGGCCAACCCACCCTCGTCTCTTCCTCAACTACACAGTACCCAGAGCAGACACACACCATGTATG TGTCTCAAGGGCCAATGCCTCAGCAGTACCCCCACCCCAGCGCCACCTTGCACCCTCACCCACAGCACCCCCAGCCCTCTGCCACGCCTACAGGCCAAGGCCAGCAGGGTGGTCCCCAACAACATGGAGGTCCTCCGAACCACCCAGCTGCCAGCCCAGTCCAGCACCAGCAGCACCAGCAGCAccagcaggcagcagcag cggcagcagcagcccaGGCCCTCCACATGGCCAACCAGGCACCGCAGCAGCAGATGTATTCTGCTTTGGCCCCCACTCCCCCCTCCATGACCCCGGGGCCCAACCCTCAGTCTCCCCAGGCATCGTTCCCCTCTGCCCAGCAGACGGTCTATATCCACCCACAGCAGGTGCAGCACGGCTACAACCACAACCACATGGCACACGTGCAGCAG GCCCATATGCAGTCTGGTATGGTGCAGTCTCACCACCCGGCGCAGACCCACCCCACGATGATGCTGATGGCTACCCAGGGTCCTCCAGGGGGTCAGCCACCTATGCCCCAGACTGCCCTCAACCCCATTCCCGTTTCCTCCACCACACATTTTTCCTACCTGGCACATCCACAAg TGCAAGCtcatcatcagcagcagctGTAG
- the atxn2 gene encoding ataxin-2 isoform X5, with the protein MSMKAGGNRSKPGGGNTAGAAASGAGGSGGGRQNLGRGRHSGKGPAAVIFNGVYANMRMVHVLTSVVGTKCELKVKNGTIYEGVFKTYGPECDLVLDAAHRKSLEPSIAPRKEDIVESIIFKASDVVVVTFKDVDLNFARKVSSDTDNFTDTAVSSKINGEHKEKDLEPWDGGETHNSDSLESLDTDVSNGWDPNDMFKYNEEKYGVLSTYDSSLSTYTVPLERDNSEEFLKREARAAQLAEEIEASATYKARVALENDERSEEEKYTAVVRGERETHTLSRENKYIPPGQRNREAMSWGLGRQNSPRLAQGSAGPSTPRPGPHDYSPSSGADQRVVNGGSSHWPSPCPSPSSRPPSRYQSGPSSLPPRATTPTRPARPPSRPSRPLSHSSHPSYPSSSSSFSHHGPTSPASTLPKRMSSEGPPRMSPKSQRTPRAHRVPPCRTTGVPPGVDLISHNAPGEVPVTPPTRSSSSGGTWSSVVSGAHRPRSPRQNSMGGASSGSSSLPAPQTGTAPVETVATATSASSPAAASPAPNMVASSSGDAKECRVQETRQTSPTANKENIKPLDSSPSITRPVCKGPPSIPPDHRKQIDNLKKFSVDFRLQSSSNPDSAFDQMMTKPPRDPADKPKDLALDKASTMGREGTEDGVVVNAAGTPGGAPVPPTTTTNTSKPGSPAALSPSPSAPDQKRPGLDVTSQGVQTTATSSFSAPKHEEKEEKREAVQDQVRKSTLNPNANEFKPRFNTQPKPANTPTPPRPQGQPSPSIVVQQPQTVYSQTVCFPQMYPLTPVSPGVQSPAMYQVQMPHMTVSQSKPYRPVPNMPQQRSDQHHPQGTPTMMHPVTAAGPPIVAQNPAYSAQYFTCSPQQFTSQPLVQQMTHYQSQAQHVFSPVMQGSARMMAPPTHGQPTLVSSSTTQYPEQTHTMYVSQGPMPQQYPHPSATLHPHPQHPQPSATPTGQGQQGGPQQHGGPPNHPAASPVQHQQHQQHQQAAAAAAAAQALHMANQAPQQQMYSALAPTPPSMTPGPNPQSPQASFPSAQQTVYIHPQQVQHGYNHNHMAHVQQAHMQSGMVQSHHPAQTHPTMMLMATQGPPGGQPPMPQTALNPIPVSSTTHFSYLAHPQVQAHHQQQL; encoded by the exons ATGTCAATGAAGGCCGGTGGAAATCGCAGCAAGCCCGGCGGTGGCAACACCGCTGGTGCCGCCGCCTCCGGTGCCGGAGGAAGCGGCGGGGGTAGACAGAATCTGGGCAG ggGAAGACACAGTGGTAAAGGTCCCGCAGCA GTCATTTTCAATGGTGTATATGCAAATATGAGGATGGTCCATGTCTTGACTTCAGTGGTG GGGACCAAGTGTGAGCTGAAAGTGAAAAATGGAACAATCTATGAAGGAGTATTTAAGACGTACGGTCCAGAG TGTGACCTGGTGTTGGATGCAGCCCACAGAAAGAGCCTAGAGCCAAGTATAGCTCCCCGGAAAGAGGATATTGTGGAGAGCATAATTTTCAAGGCCTCAGATGTCGTAGTGGTGACCTTCAAAGATGTGGACCTGAATTTCGCCAGGAAAG TCTCCTCTGACACAG ACAACTTCACAGATACAGCAGTGAGCAGTAAGATCAATGGCGAGCATAAAGAGAAGGATCTAGAGCCCTGGGATGGAGGAGAGACCCACAACTCTGACAGCCTTGAGTCCCTGGATACAGATGTG TCAAACGGGTGGGATCCCAATGACATGTTCAAGTACAACGAGGAGAAGTATGGTGTCTTGTCTACATATGACAGCAGCTTGTCCACATATAC GGTTCCCCTGGAGCGGGACAACTCAGAAGAGTTCCTCAAGAGGGAGGCACGTGCTGCCCAGCTGGCAGAGGAGATTGAGGCCAGTGCCACATACAAGGCCCGTGTGGCCCTGGAGAACGATGAACGCTCTGAGGAGGAGAAATATACTGCTGTGGTGCGAGGGGAAAGGGAGACTCACACACTTAGCAG agagaaCAAGTACATTCCTCCAGGTCAGAGGAACAGGGAGGCAATGTCCTGGGGACTGGGACGTCAGAATTCACCTCGTCTGGCTCAGGGCTCAGCTGGACCCTCAACTCCTCGACCAGGACCTCACGACTACAGTCCTAGCTCCGGGGCTGATCAGAGGGTGGTTAACGGAG GTTCATCCCATTGGCCCTCACCCTGTCCGTCTCCTTCCTCCCGCCCCCCCTCTCGTTACCAGTCTGGCCCCTCCTCCCTGCCTCCTCGGGCAACCACGCCCACCAGGCCCGCCAGACCCCCCTCTCGACCTTCCAGGCCTCTCTCTCATTCATCCCACCCCTCCtatccctcctcctcatcctccttttCCCACCATGGGCCCACATCGCCAGCCTCCACTCTGCCCAAACGCATGTCTTCAGAAG GCCCACCCAGGATGTCTCCGAAATCCCAGCGGACGCCTCGTGCTCACAGAGTGCCACCCTGTCGGACCACTGGCGTTCCTCCAGGAGTGGATTTAATTTCCCACAATGCCCCTGGAGAGGTCCCAGTGACTCCACCAACCAGGAGCAGCTCCTCTGGAGGGACATGGTCCTCGGTGGTTAGTGGAG CTCACAGACCTCGCTCCCCCCGACAGAATAGTATGGGTGGAGCCTCTTCtggctcctcctccctcccagcACCCCAGACAGGAACTGCTCCTGTGGAAACTGTTGCTACGGCAACATCAGCTtcctctcctgctgctgctagccCCGCCCCCAACATGGTCGCCTCTTCTTCAGGAGATG CAAAAGAGTGTCGTGTCCAGGAAACAAGACAGACATCCCCTACGGCAAACAAGGAGAACATCAAGCCCTTGGACAGCTCACCTAGTATCACCAGACCAGTCTGTAAAG GACCCCCTTCTATTCCACCAGACCACAGAAAACAAATAGATAATTTAAAGAAATTTAGTGTCGATTTTAGG TTGCAGTCTAGTTCAAACCCAGACTCTGCCTTTGACCAGATGATGACCAAGCCTCCCAGAGATCCAGCAGACAAGCCAAAAGACCTTGCCCTGGACAAAGCCTCCACAATGGGGCGGGAGGGCACTGAAGACGGTGTTGTAGTGAATGCGGCTGGCACCCCCGGTGGTGCCCCTGTTCcgcccaccaccaccacaaacACCAGTAAGCCTGGCAGCCCCGCTGCACTGTCCCCATCTCCCTCAGCCCCCGACCAGAAGAGGCCGGGGCTGGATGTGACATCACAGGGAGTTCAGACGACAGCCACGTCCTCATTCAGTGCACCCAAGCatgaagagaaggaggagaaaaggGAGGCAGTACAAGA TCAAGTAAGAAAATCAACCCTGAACCCAAATGCCAATGAGTTCAAACCAAGGTTCAATACACAG CCCAAACCAGCCAACACCCCGACGCCTCCCCGGCCTCAGGGCCAGCCCAGCCCCTCCATCGTAGTCCAGCAGCCCCAGACTGTCTACAGCCAGACAGTCTGCTTCCCCCAGATGTATCCCCTCACACCAGTCAGCCCTGGAGTGCAG TCTCCAGCCATGTACCAGGTTCAGATGCCTCATATGACAGTCAGCCAGTCTAAACCCTACAGACCAG TACCCAACATGCCCCAGCAGAGGTCAGACCAGCACCACCCGCAAGGCACGCCCACCATGATGCACCCAGTGACGGCAGCAGGACCCCCTATTGTAGCACAGAACCCTGCCTACTCTGCTCAGTACTTCACCTGCAGCCCGCAGCAGTTCACCAGTCAGCCACTGGTCCAGCAGATGACACATTACCAATCACAG GCGCAGCATGTGTTCAGTCCCGTAATGCAGGGCAGTGCCAGGATGATGGCGCCTCCCACGCACGGCCAACCCACCCTCGTCTCTTCCTCAACTACACAGTACCCAGAGCAGACACACACCATGTATG TGTCTCAAGGGCCAATGCCTCAGCAGTACCCCCACCCCAGCGCCACCTTGCACCCTCACCCACAGCACCCCCAGCCCTCTGCCACGCCTACAGGCCAAGGCCAGCAGGGTGGTCCCCAACAACATGGAGGTCCTCCGAACCACCCAGCTGCCAGCCCAGTCCAGCACCAGCAGCACCAGCAGCAccagcaggcagcagcag cggcagcagcagcccaGGCCCTCCACATGGCCAACCAGGCACCGCAGCAGCAGATGTATTCTGCTTTGGCCCCCACTCCCCCCTCCATGACCCCGGGGCCCAACCCTCAGTCTCCCCAGGCATCGTTCCCCTCTGCCCAGCAGACGGTCTATATCCACCCACAGCAGGTGCAGCACGGCTACAACCACAACCACATGGCACACGTGCAGCAG GCCCATATGCAGTCTGGTATGGTGCAGTCTCACCACCCGGCGCAGACCCACCCCACGATGATGCTGATGGCTACCCAGGGTCCTCCAGGGGGTCAGCCACCTATGCCCCAGACTGCCCTCAACCCCATTCCCGTTTCCTCCACCACACATTTTTCCTACCTGGCACATCCACAAg TGCAAGCtcatcatcagcagcagctGTAG